In Stomoxys calcitrans chromosome 2, idStoCalc2.1, whole genome shotgun sequence, the following proteins share a genomic window:
- the LOC106088701 gene encoding protein tipE translates to MRSGSSELLLEQQQQELRLRKLRELAPKKKNGNRRFRSWRERARFYATSTLAFFSVTAGASLLFLVPLYVDPAISTLSHDFIENPTLCTTSRREDLVGIFNCSWSSCREGCTSDLYKCVHIYVTFIEDNITIPENMTDYTNYTADWTQSDEATLLVNIKGCGYPPTVTCKTFNAFYGVEGAIYPCYYSRKNKTVVLTSYSHDDQVHVIVHFFAVPFVITVISSIALCIMHCDCRCKKDRSHRRNRPQCRRPRIDNLSDTSISTRVDMLTPAIEVYKPPL, encoded by the coding sequence ATGAGGAGTGGCAGTTCGGAATTACTACTCGAGCAGCAACAACAAGAGTTACGGTTACGTAAACTACGAGAACTGgctccaaaaaagaaaaatggtaACCGGCGCTTTCGTTCGTGGCGCGAACGTGCCCGCTTCTATGCTACCTCCACACTCGCCTTCTTCTCGGTGACCGCCGGTGCCTCGCTACTGTTCCTCGTGCCGCTCTATGTCGATCCGGCGATATCGACGCTCAGTCACGACTTCATTGAGAATCCCACGCTCTGCACCACATCGCGCCGCGAAGATCTTGTCGGTATATTCAACTGTTCGTGGAGCTCGTGCCGCGAGGGCTGCACCTCCGATCTATACAAGTGTGTTCATATCTATGTGACGTTTATCGAAGACAACATAACCATACCCGAGAACATGACCGACTATACAAATTACACGGCCGACTGGACGCAATCGGACGAGGCCACCCTCCTGGTCAACATCAAGGGTTGCGGCTATCCGCCCACGGTCACGTGCAAAACCTTCAATGCATTTTACGGCGTCGAGGGGGCCATCTACCCCTGCTATTATTCGCGTAAAAATAAAACGGTAGTGCTCACCTCGTACAGCCACGACGATCAGGTCCATGTGATCGTGCATTTTTTTGCCGTGCCATTTGTGATAACAGTGATCTCATCGATAGCTCTGTGCATTATGCACTGTGACTGCCGTTGTAAAAAGGATCGAAGTCATCGGCGAAATCGGCCGCAGTGTCGACGCCCACGAATTGATAATTTAAG